A genomic stretch from Helianthus annuus cultivar XRQ/B chromosome 1, HanXRQr2.0-SUNRISE, whole genome shotgun sequence includes:
- the LOC110881812 gene encoding proline-rich protein 36-like: MSSSSDTGVSDTLDPMAIVSDDEILSESEVYTSDTTSTDEDDFQPFALPDNVPLADGPFDGDLPLVPIPAPIPLAAFPLEDLPLDALSDDDIDLVIEGPPEGDQDGGAPMKDDIPVDDPVVPIVEAPVEEAPSDLSGPDSFESLASASFHGRGVQHYSPDAVSDMAMSAAPVVPQDFGPEPEVEFVPAEPAPVGPEPVISHDPIDVPAFALLSDPLPEPDRVDPPVVAPPVVDAPVIAPPVVDHATFNTHIDPRYADTLNGWIEDDDDDYPPFVLPVTPPAAPAFAPLDIP; the protein is encoded by the coding sequence atgTCTTCTTCTTCCGATACTGGAGTATCAGACACGCTGGATCCTATGGCGATTGTATCGGACGACGAGATTCTATCTGAGAGCGAGGTCTATACGTCGGATACTACGAGCACTGATGAGGACGACTTCCAGCCATTTGCCCTGCCGGACAATGTGCCTTTAGCTGATGGTCCTTTCGACGGGGATCTACCTCTCGTTCCGATCCCCGCTCCTATCCCCCTCGCTGCGTTTCCCTTAGAGGATTTACCTCTCGATGCGTTATCAGATGACGATATCGACCTTGTCATAGAGGGTCCCCCGGAGGGTGACCAGGATGGTGGGGCCCCTATGAAGGACGATATTCCGGTTGACGACCCTGTAGTTCCTATTGTTGAGGCTCCTGTGGAGGAGGCTCCTTCTGATTTGTCTGGTCCAGACTCGTTTGAGTCTTTGGCATCCGCTTCTTTTCATGGCCGGGGCGTGCAGCACTATTCTCCCGACGCAGTCTCAGACATGGCGATGTCTGCTGCACCTGTTGTCCCCCAAGACTTCGGCCCGGAGCCTGAGGTCGAGTTTGTACCAGCTGAGCCTGCTCCAGTTGGTCCAGAGCCTGTCATTTCTCACGACCCTATTGATGTTCCAGCCTTTGCTCTTTTGTCTGATCCTCTACCAGAGCCTGACCGCGTCGATCCACCAGTCGTGGCACCACCCGTTGTCGATGCACCCGTTATTGCACCACCTGTTGTCGACCATGCAACTTTTAACACACATATTGATCCTAGATATGCTGACACCCTTAATGGGTGGatcgaggatgatgatgatgattatccCCCGTTTGTTCTACCAGTCACTCCACCCGCTGCACCTGCTTTTGCACCGCTTGATATTCCCTAG